In the Oncorhynchus nerka isolate Pitt River linkage group LG2, Oner_Uvic_2.0, whole genome shotgun sequence genome, one interval contains:
- the LOC115140200 gene encoding la-related protein 4-like isoform X4 has translation MMKSWLRMKRLNNITAPQVTTKGAGLNPNAKVWQEIPVPQSQVPEDGTEGTHWLETTPTSADVTEGYSEAPPTEDKGYGTEYSDPSDSSARLPTEGVLNGMDPPELGYPLYDSVTESAVEEQQPLSEESLREALKKQLEFCFSRENLSKDLYLMSQMDSDHFVPIWTIASIEGIKVLTTDMDLILEVLRASPMVQVDEMGEKVRPNHKRCIIILREVPETTPVEEVEALFKNENCPKVMSVEFAANNNWYITFQSDTDAQQAHIYLREDVKTFQGKPIMARIKAINTFFAKNGYRSVPNSSVYSQQGQSQYNSTHLYMQQVFSPQQQYPLYPLVPPTWNPSPAPYFQTPLAPFPNSGFVNGFSTPGNYKTGTSPLGLGRPPFNRNRVPLYSRKNVINAFRNHAKSQPRPCDETPPPSVTPVSPLVDGLSGPSSALPPRAAGAPLGSTPEPGPVPPTLRDTLPLAAEGMPNGDLGIAGRGRRGSYRGMRRKREDERITRPIPLREIKVPQPKFDLATSNFPPLPGCVVSTQGEPVLETRMSDVVRGLKVTSDKPDVNKESVAPPASAQKEAVSAPSQVMPAHKPPTPLVVEPLVPSVAHPVKKVEKPEPHVQKEMAPPPIPPSSLPTPSQPAAATKPTPTHSQSISTATPFPATTTPAPESRKLSYAEMCKRPATQPPAPSTSPNPPTSPASQPLRELRVNKADEPATTSSSDGDRPEKPERPGEGQPHLDPLGSYCGVNGPARSGGMGLKYRDQQRGASMSRRISPQGWARRSGKEQNIPPRSPK, from the exons GCTATTCAGAGGCTCCCCCAACTGAGGATAAGGGATACGGCACAGAGTACTCAGACCCGTCAGACAGTAGTGCCCGTTTACCCACAGAGGGTGTACTGAACGGCATGGATCCCCCTGAGCTGGGGTACCCCCTCTATGACTCTGTGACTGAGTCAGCAG TGGAGGAACAGCAGCCGCTCTCTGAAGAGAGCCTGAGAGAGGCTCTGAAGAAACAGCTGGAGTTTTGCTTCTCAAG AGAGAATCTGTCCAAGGATCTGTACCTGATGTCCCAGATGGATAGTGATCACTTTGTCCCCATCTGGACCATCGCCAGCATTGAGGGCATCAAGGTCCTCACTACCGACATGGACCTCATCCTGGAGGTACTACGAG CCTCGCCCATGGTGCAAGTTGACGAGATGGGGGAAAAGGTTCGGCCCAATCACAAGCGCTGCATCATCATTCTGAGGGAGGTGCCAGAGACCACACCTGTAGAG GAAGTGGAGGCCCTCTTTAAGAATGAAAACTGTCCCAAGGTGATGAGTGTTGAATTTGCGGCCAACAACAACTGGTACATCACATTCCAGTCGGACACTGATGCACAGCAG gCACACATATATCTAAGGGAAGATGTGAAAACGTTTCAGGGAAAACCCATCATG gCTCGTATCAAGGCCATCAACACATTCTTTGCGAAGAATGGCTACCGTAGTGTACCGAACTCCAGTGTGTACAGCCAGCAGGGCCAGTCCCAGTATAACTCAACACACCTCTACATGCAGCAGGTATTCAGCCCCCAGCAGCAGTACCCACTCTACCCCCTGGTGCCACCCACCTGGAACCCATCGCCTGCCCCTTACTTCCAGACCCCGCTG GCCCCGTTCCCCAACAGTGGCTTTGTGAACGGCTTCAGCACCCCTGGGAACTACAAGACTGGCACCAGTCCCTTGGGCCTCGGACGACCGCCCTTCAACAGAAACCG TGTCCCCCTCTATTCTAGAAAGAATGTAATCAATGCCTTCAG GAACCACGCGAAGAGCCAGCCCCGGCCATGTGacgagacccctcctccctctgttaccCCCGTATCCCCCCTGGTGGATGGCCTGTCGGGCCCCTCCAGCGCTCTTCCTCCCCGGGCGGCAGGGGCTCCCCTGGGTAGCACCCCCGAGCCTGGCCCTGTGCCCCCCACCCTCAGGGACACCCTGCCACTGGCTGCAGAGGGGATGCCCAATGGAGACCTGGGCATTGCTGGCAGGGGCAG GAGAGGCAGCTACAGAGGgatgcggaggaagagagaggacgagaggatCACG AGGCCCATCCCTCTGAGAGAGATAAAGGTTCCACAGCCCAAGTTTGACCTGGCGACCTCCAACTTCCCTCCATTGCCTGGGTGTGTGGTCAGCACGCAGGGAGAGCCCGTGCTAGAGACTCGCATGTCTGATGTGGTTCGAGGCCTCAAGGTGACCAGCGACAAG CCTGATGTGAATAAGGAGTCTGTGGCCCCTCCTGCTAGTGCCCAAAAGGAGGCTGTGAGTGCGCCCAGTCAGGTCATGCCGGCCCACAAACCCCCCACCCCTCTGGTTGTGGAACCCCTTGTTCCAAG TGTTGCTCATCCGGTGAAGAAAGTGGAAAAGCCTGAGCCTCATGTCCAAAAAGAGATGGCTCCACCCCCCATAccaccctcttctctgccaaCCCCCTCACAGCCCGCCGCTGCAACCAAACCTACGCCCACCCACAGTCAGTCCATCTCCACGGCAACACCATTTCCCGCCACTACCACACCTGCACCG GAGTCAAGGAAACTGAGCTATGCTGAGATGTGCAAGCGGCCAGCCACCCAGCCCCCAGCGCCAAGCACCTCCCCAAACCCTCCCACCTCCCCGGCCAGCCAACCCCTGCGTGAACTGCGGGTCAACAAGGCCGACGAGCCCGCCACCACCTCCAGCAGCGATGGGGATAGGCCTGAGAAACCCGAGCGGCCTGGAGAAGGCCAGCCCCACCTTGATCCCCTTGGCTCATACTGTGGGGTTAATGGCCCTGCCCGATCCGGAGGGATGGGCCTAAAGTACCGGGATCAGCAGAGAGGTGCGTCCATGAGCCGCCGCATCTCCCCCCAGGGCTGGGCCAGACGGAGTGGGAAGGAACAGAACATTCCCCCCCGGTCACCAAAGTAG
- the LOC115140200 gene encoding la-related protein 4-like isoform X5, producing the protein MLLFVEVTTKGAGLNPNAKVWQEIPVPQSQVPEDGTEGTHWLETTPTSADVTEGYSEAPPTEDKGYGTEYSDPSDSSARLPTEGVLNGMDPPELGYPLYDSVTESAVEEQQPLSEESLREALKKQLEFCFSRENLSKDLYLMSQMDSDHFVPIWTIASIEGIKVLTTDMDLILEVLRASPMVQVDEMGEKVRPNHKRCIIILREVPETTPVEEVEALFKNENCPKVMSVEFAANNNWYITFQSDTDAQQAHIYLREDVKTFQGKPIMARIKAINTFFAKNGYRSVPNSSVYSQQGQSQYNSTHLYMQQVFSPQQQYPLYPLVPPTWNPSPAPYFQTPLAPFPNSGFVNGFSTPGNYKTGTSPLGLGRPPFNRNRVPLYSRKNVINAFRNHAKSQPRPCDETPPPSVTPVSPLVDGLSGPSSALPPRAAGAPLGSTPEPGPVPPTLRDTLPLAAEGMPNGDLGIAGRGRRGSYRGMRRKREDERITRPIPLREIKVPQPKFDLATSNFPPLPGCVVSTQGEPVLETRMSDVVRGLKVTSDKPDVNKESVAPPASAQKEAVSAPSQVMPAHKPPTPLVVEPLVPSVAHPVKKVEKPEPHVQKEMAPPPIPPSSLPTPSQPAAATKPTPTHSQSISTATPFPATTTPAPESRKLSYAEMCKRPATQPPAPSTSPNPPTSPASQPLRELRVNKADEPATTSSSDGDRPEKPERPGEGQPHLDPLGSYCGVNGPARSGGMGLKYRDQQRGASMSRRISPQGWARRSGKEQNIPPRSPK; encoded by the exons GCTATTCAGAGGCTCCCCCAACTGAGGATAAGGGATACGGCACAGAGTACTCAGACCCGTCAGACAGTAGTGCCCGTTTACCCACAGAGGGTGTACTGAACGGCATGGATCCCCCTGAGCTGGGGTACCCCCTCTATGACTCTGTGACTGAGTCAGCAG TGGAGGAACAGCAGCCGCTCTCTGAAGAGAGCCTGAGAGAGGCTCTGAAGAAACAGCTGGAGTTTTGCTTCTCAAG AGAGAATCTGTCCAAGGATCTGTACCTGATGTCCCAGATGGATAGTGATCACTTTGTCCCCATCTGGACCATCGCCAGCATTGAGGGCATCAAGGTCCTCACTACCGACATGGACCTCATCCTGGAGGTACTACGAG CCTCGCCCATGGTGCAAGTTGACGAGATGGGGGAAAAGGTTCGGCCCAATCACAAGCGCTGCATCATCATTCTGAGGGAGGTGCCAGAGACCACACCTGTAGAG GAAGTGGAGGCCCTCTTTAAGAATGAAAACTGTCCCAAGGTGATGAGTGTTGAATTTGCGGCCAACAACAACTGGTACATCACATTCCAGTCGGACACTGATGCACAGCAG gCACACATATATCTAAGGGAAGATGTGAAAACGTTTCAGGGAAAACCCATCATG gCTCGTATCAAGGCCATCAACACATTCTTTGCGAAGAATGGCTACCGTAGTGTACCGAACTCCAGTGTGTACAGCCAGCAGGGCCAGTCCCAGTATAACTCAACACACCTCTACATGCAGCAGGTATTCAGCCCCCAGCAGCAGTACCCACTCTACCCCCTGGTGCCACCCACCTGGAACCCATCGCCTGCCCCTTACTTCCAGACCCCGCTG GCCCCGTTCCCCAACAGTGGCTTTGTGAACGGCTTCAGCACCCCTGGGAACTACAAGACTGGCACCAGTCCCTTGGGCCTCGGACGACCGCCCTTCAACAGAAACCG TGTCCCCCTCTATTCTAGAAAGAATGTAATCAATGCCTTCAG GAACCACGCGAAGAGCCAGCCCCGGCCATGTGacgagacccctcctccctctgttaccCCCGTATCCCCCCTGGTGGATGGCCTGTCGGGCCCCTCCAGCGCTCTTCCTCCCCGGGCGGCAGGGGCTCCCCTGGGTAGCACCCCCGAGCCTGGCCCTGTGCCCCCCACCCTCAGGGACACCCTGCCACTGGCTGCAGAGGGGATGCCCAATGGAGACCTGGGCATTGCTGGCAGGGGCAG GAGAGGCAGCTACAGAGGgatgcggaggaagagagaggacgagaggatCACG AGGCCCATCCCTCTGAGAGAGATAAAGGTTCCACAGCCCAAGTTTGACCTGGCGACCTCCAACTTCCCTCCATTGCCTGGGTGTGTGGTCAGCACGCAGGGAGAGCCCGTGCTAGAGACTCGCATGTCTGATGTGGTTCGAGGCCTCAAGGTGACCAGCGACAAG CCTGATGTGAATAAGGAGTCTGTGGCCCCTCCTGCTAGTGCCCAAAAGGAGGCTGTGAGTGCGCCCAGTCAGGTCATGCCGGCCCACAAACCCCCCACCCCTCTGGTTGTGGAACCCCTTGTTCCAAG TGTTGCTCATCCGGTGAAGAAAGTGGAAAAGCCTGAGCCTCATGTCCAAAAAGAGATGGCTCCACCCCCCATAccaccctcttctctgccaaCCCCCTCACAGCCCGCCGCTGCAACCAAACCTACGCCCACCCACAGTCAGTCCATCTCCACGGCAACACCATTTCCCGCCACTACCACACCTGCACCG GAGTCAAGGAAACTGAGCTATGCTGAGATGTGCAAGCGGCCAGCCACCCAGCCCCCAGCGCCAAGCACCTCCCCAAACCCTCCCACCTCCCCGGCCAGCCAACCCCTGCGTGAACTGCGGGTCAACAAGGCCGACGAGCCCGCCACCACCTCCAGCAGCGATGGGGATAGGCCTGAGAAACCCGAGCGGCCTGGAGAAGGCCAGCCCCACCTTGATCCCCTTGGCTCATACTGTGGGGTTAATGGCCCTGCCCGATCCGGAGGGATGGGCCTAAAGTACCGGGATCAGCAGAGAGGTGCGTCCATGAGCCGCCGCATCTCCCCCCAGGGCTGGGCCAGACGGAGTGGGAAGGAACAGAACATTCCCCCCCGGTCACCAAAGTAG
- the LOC115140200 gene encoding la-related protein 4-like isoform X3: MRVNSAVIMTLIKRCNRGICFRSLVTTKGAGLNPNAKVWQEIPVPQSQVPEDGTEGTHWLETTPTSADVTEGYSEAPPTEDKGYGTEYSDPSDSSARLPTEGVLNGMDPPELGYPLYDSVTESAVEEQQPLSEESLREALKKQLEFCFSRENLSKDLYLMSQMDSDHFVPIWTIASIEGIKVLTTDMDLILEVLRASPMVQVDEMGEKVRPNHKRCIIILREVPETTPVEEVEALFKNENCPKVMSVEFAANNNWYITFQSDTDAQQAHIYLREDVKTFQGKPIMARIKAINTFFAKNGYRSVPNSSVYSQQGQSQYNSTHLYMQQVFSPQQQYPLYPLVPPTWNPSPAPYFQTPLAPFPNSGFVNGFSTPGNYKTGTSPLGLGRPPFNRNRVPLYSRKNVINAFRNHAKSQPRPCDETPPPSVTPVSPLVDGLSGPSSALPPRAAGAPLGSTPEPGPVPPTLRDTLPLAAEGMPNGDLGIAGRGRRGSYRGMRRKREDERITRPIPLREIKVPQPKFDLATSNFPPLPGCVVSTQGEPVLETRMSDVVRGLKVTSDKPDVNKESVAPPASAQKEAVSAPSQVMPAHKPPTPLVVEPLVPSVAHPVKKVEKPEPHVQKEMAPPPIPPSSLPTPSQPAAATKPTPTHSQSISTATPFPATTTPAPESRKLSYAEMCKRPATQPPAPSTSPNPPTSPASQPLRELRVNKADEPATTSSSDGDRPEKPERPGEGQPHLDPLGSYCGVNGPARSGGMGLKYRDQQRGASMSRRISPQGWARRSGKEQNIPPRSPK, translated from the exons GCTATTCAGAGGCTCCCCCAACTGAGGATAAGGGATACGGCACAGAGTACTCAGACCCGTCAGACAGTAGTGCCCGTTTACCCACAGAGGGTGTACTGAACGGCATGGATCCCCCTGAGCTGGGGTACCCCCTCTATGACTCTGTGACTGAGTCAGCAG TGGAGGAACAGCAGCCGCTCTCTGAAGAGAGCCTGAGAGAGGCTCTGAAGAAACAGCTGGAGTTTTGCTTCTCAAG AGAGAATCTGTCCAAGGATCTGTACCTGATGTCCCAGATGGATAGTGATCACTTTGTCCCCATCTGGACCATCGCCAGCATTGAGGGCATCAAGGTCCTCACTACCGACATGGACCTCATCCTGGAGGTACTACGAG CCTCGCCCATGGTGCAAGTTGACGAGATGGGGGAAAAGGTTCGGCCCAATCACAAGCGCTGCATCATCATTCTGAGGGAGGTGCCAGAGACCACACCTGTAGAG GAAGTGGAGGCCCTCTTTAAGAATGAAAACTGTCCCAAGGTGATGAGTGTTGAATTTGCGGCCAACAACAACTGGTACATCACATTCCAGTCGGACACTGATGCACAGCAG gCACACATATATCTAAGGGAAGATGTGAAAACGTTTCAGGGAAAACCCATCATG gCTCGTATCAAGGCCATCAACACATTCTTTGCGAAGAATGGCTACCGTAGTGTACCGAACTCCAGTGTGTACAGCCAGCAGGGCCAGTCCCAGTATAACTCAACACACCTCTACATGCAGCAGGTATTCAGCCCCCAGCAGCAGTACCCACTCTACCCCCTGGTGCCACCCACCTGGAACCCATCGCCTGCCCCTTACTTCCAGACCCCGCTG GCCCCGTTCCCCAACAGTGGCTTTGTGAACGGCTTCAGCACCCCTGGGAACTACAAGACTGGCACCAGTCCCTTGGGCCTCGGACGACCGCCCTTCAACAGAAACCG TGTCCCCCTCTATTCTAGAAAGAATGTAATCAATGCCTTCAG GAACCACGCGAAGAGCCAGCCCCGGCCATGTGacgagacccctcctccctctgttaccCCCGTATCCCCCCTGGTGGATGGCCTGTCGGGCCCCTCCAGCGCTCTTCCTCCCCGGGCGGCAGGGGCTCCCCTGGGTAGCACCCCCGAGCCTGGCCCTGTGCCCCCCACCCTCAGGGACACCCTGCCACTGGCTGCAGAGGGGATGCCCAATGGAGACCTGGGCATTGCTGGCAGGGGCAG GAGAGGCAGCTACAGAGGgatgcggaggaagagagaggacgagaggatCACG AGGCCCATCCCTCTGAGAGAGATAAAGGTTCCACAGCCCAAGTTTGACCTGGCGACCTCCAACTTCCCTCCATTGCCTGGGTGTGTGGTCAGCACGCAGGGAGAGCCCGTGCTAGAGACTCGCATGTCTGATGTGGTTCGAGGCCTCAAGGTGACCAGCGACAAG CCTGATGTGAATAAGGAGTCTGTGGCCCCTCCTGCTAGTGCCCAAAAGGAGGCTGTGAGTGCGCCCAGTCAGGTCATGCCGGCCCACAAACCCCCCACCCCTCTGGTTGTGGAACCCCTTGTTCCAAG TGTTGCTCATCCGGTGAAGAAAGTGGAAAAGCCTGAGCCTCATGTCCAAAAAGAGATGGCTCCACCCCCCATAccaccctcttctctgccaaCCCCCTCACAGCCCGCCGCTGCAACCAAACCTACGCCCACCCACAGTCAGTCCATCTCCACGGCAACACCATTTCCCGCCACTACCACACCTGCACCG GAGTCAAGGAAACTGAGCTATGCTGAGATGTGCAAGCGGCCAGCCACCCAGCCCCCAGCGCCAAGCACCTCCCCAAACCCTCCCACCTCCCCGGCCAGCCAACCCCTGCGTGAACTGCGGGTCAACAAGGCCGACGAGCCCGCCACCACCTCCAGCAGCGATGGGGATAGGCCTGAGAAACCCGAGCGGCCTGGAGAAGGCCAGCCCCACCTTGATCCCCTTGGCTCATACTGTGGGGTTAATGGCCCTGCCCGATCCGGAGGGATGGGCCTAAAGTACCGGGATCAGCAGAGAGGTGCGTCCATGAGCCGCCGCATCTCCCCCCAGGGCTGGGCCAGACGGAGTGGGAAGGAACAGAACATTCCCCCCCGGTCACCAAAGTAG